The stretch of DNA GATTTGGAAGCGCCCTTAACGTTAGGGACCGCCACGAACACGCAAACTTACGATGAAGCCGCTGAATTTGTCATTGACCATTTTCAAAAGTTTAGTCCGAAGATGGCGGCCTTGGCTAAGTACGCTTTCGACCATCGTTGGATTGAAGCTGAGAATCGGCCCAATAAGCGACCGGGTGGCTACATGGATAATCTGCCAGAGACTCAGGAATCTCGGATTTTCATGACCTTTACAGGATCACCCAACGATACCGCAACTTTAGCTCACGAACTGGGACATGCATTTCACGCTGATGTGCTTAAAGACTTGCCATTGTGGCGTCAAGACTACGCGATGAATGTCGCGGAGACCGCCTCAACCTTTGCTGAACTGATTGTTGCGGATGCCAATGTAAAATCAGCGACCGATGCCAAGACAAAATTGAACTTGTTGGATGCGAAAATGCAAAATCCATTAGCGATGTTTTTAGATATTCAGGCGCGTTATTTGTTTGAAACACGCTTCTATCAGGCTCGGCAACAACATGTCGTGACGCCTACTGAACTCTCAGACTTAATGTTGGCTGCTCAAAAAGAAGCTTATGGTGACGCCTTGACCACTTATCACCCAATGTTTTGGGCCAGCAAATTACATTTTTATATTTCCGATGTGCCATTCTACAACTTTCCCTACACCTTTGGTTACTTATTCAGCTTGGGAATCTACGCGCAGGCAAAACATGATGACCATTTCGAAGACCGCTATATCGCTTTATTAAGTGATACGGCGAATATGTCGACCGAGGACTTGGCACGGAAACATTTAGGCGTTGATTTGACTAAACCTGATTTTTGGCAAGCTGGCGTTGCTTTGATCAAACGAGATATTGATGAATTTATGGCGTTATCTGCGCCACTATTATAATGAATGGAAGTGAGCACATGTTTCCAGAACGTTTACGAGCCTTACGTCGTGGGCAAAAAATGACCCTTGGCGAATTGGCGACGGCTTTAAATCATTTACCAGACGCTGAACTCACGCGTAAAAATACCGCTGCTCAGATTGGTAACTGGGAGCGCGATTTACGGACCCCTTCCTACTTAGAAGTTCGCAAGTTGGCCGAATACTTCCACGTCACCACTGACTATTTATCCGGGCGCGCGGATCAAGAAGAATATGACCTAGGTCGGATCTTCTTGTCTGGTAAACCGTTAACTTTCAACCAAGAACGACTTTCCAGTGAAGACCGCTATGAACTATTTCAGTTGATGAACGGCTACTTGCACGGTCGCCAACAACGGACGACCCCAGATGCCGCCGGTCAAGAAGAACTGGATCTACACTTTGATAATTAGGAGTTTTTAGATGAATCCGAAGAAATTAAAGCAATTGAAAAAAAAGGCCAAACGGCAGTCGACTCAGGCAACGCCTTACATTGCCGAACTCACGAAATACCGGGATTGGTTCCAAGACGATCCTCAAATTTTAGTGTTGCTCAATAATGCGTTAGAGGCCGACCGTTTGTTGGCGGCTGGCCTGGCGCCACAACAATTGCCATTATTACAAGTTCCAGATAATTTCCAAGATCAACTCATTGCCCGAATCAATGCAAAATACGCCTTGCATGACCCAGCCGGTGACGCTGAATGGAATCGGCTGTCCGCAGCCCTACCAAAGGTTGATCATTTATTACGTGATTTTCGCGACTATTTGGAAGACCAGTACGGGATGTGGGCCTATATCAGTGCTCCCTTCTTAAAAGATCTCGCTGATTTCGTTGGCAATGAACCCGTTTTGGAAGTCATGGCCGGCAACGGTTATATCTCCAAAGGCTTATCACGGTTGCATCCGCAACAAACAATTTACACGACGGATTCCAAAGCCTGGACCAAAGAAGCCGATAATCAGACGGGTAAACATCCTGTCACCACAATTGAAGGCTTAGACGCCGTCAGTGCCTTTGAAAAGTACGCGGATCAGGTGAAAGCAGTTATTATGGCTTGGTCACCGGATAAACTCACGATGGACTGGGACTTACTACAAGCGATGCGGGCAAGTTCAGTTCATGTGCCACTGATTTGTTTAGGTGAAAAATACGGGGCAACTGGCTCGAAACAATTCTGGGACCAAGCGCATTATCGCGATGATGCCGCGGTGGAAAAACTCAACCGTCATTATCGACCATTTGACTTGATTCATGACCAAGTTTACGTGATTGATTGAGTTATTTTTGGTGTCACCATCACACCCAAATACAGTTCCACATCTAACCAGTCCAACAAACATCGACTTTCGACAGGTCATGTTTGTTGGACTAGTTTTATAAAAAGGTTCGTCCATCATCTGTTGCCGTCATTAGGATTCATAAACAATGCTTGGATCTTTAGCAGTCTCACATCAAACAATTAAAAATTTTCCACTTCAATAGACAATGATAGCCGACCACTTCTTCATCGTGGCCGGCTATTTTTGAAGGCTAGTGATCTAATCACAGACAAGGATAATACTAACTACCATTTTGCACGGTTTCTCTCACTTTGACAGCGATTGCACTGGCGGTGACTACACATCCTGTGATTATGAATAATATTCTTATACTCAAAAATCGTCCCATCACCCCACCGGCATAAGTTCCAAAAACAAAGCCCAATACCGTTACCATTCCTTTGAAGGCATAGACTTTACCCACAATAAATTCTGCCGTATGACGCTGAAAGCTAAGATTATTCTGTATATTAAAGAAAGCACTGCTTAACCCAATAACGCTATAGATAAGTATCAGAATCAAATTATTTGAGAATAAAAACGCAACTAAAATAAAACAAATTCCAACAATAATAACCTGAAACACTGACGCCACTTGTTCAAACTTCCCGCTAAATCTAAAGAAAAGAAAAGCTCCAAGAATCACGCCTGAAGATTCGGCAATATTCAGCATCATATATAGCGTCGTTTCGTTTGAAATTGACATTTCTCCCAAAAAAGGGAGTAATAATGGGGTCAAAACACCAAAACCAAAGTTTGCAAAAAAAAGGACCAGACTCGCAGACTTTAACGAGCGTTTTCGTAACACATACTTATAACCGTCAAACATTCCGGTTGTTGTTTGGTGTGCCGTGGTGTCTCCAGTCAATTTAGCCTCAGGTATTTCAACTTTTGTAAAAGCGACAACCCCGATTGATAACATCAGAATACAAGCAATAATTAACAATGCCATTTTAAAGCCCCAGTTTTCACTCACATAAGTCATAATGATAGGCGCAGCAATTGACATGGTTTGATCGGACAACTCCAAAATTGAATTGATTTTATCCAACTCTTTTGCTTTAAAAAAGTGATAGATCAGCTTTATCTCGGCCGGATGAAAAATTGGTTCAACGAAGCCAATTAAGACGATGATCACTATAAACTCATAGATTTGAAATTTACTCTGATCGTAGAAGCCCATCAAACCAACCATTAGAATAAAACGTGCCACTTCTGAGAACAACATGGTATTAACTGGCTGCAGTTTATCAATAAATAATCCCATGATGGCATGAATAATGAAGCTCGCACCATAATAACCACCCCAGAGCAGGCTAAACCAGACTGGCGCCGCACCTTTTAAAGCTAACGTAAAAGCAAAAATAATTGCTGCATTTGAAAAATCTGACAAAAAAGTGATCGGTACGATTGCCTTTGCTTTCATTTTGTTCTCCTTGTTTTCACATAATGAGAAAGCAACTATCCGTTTTCTAATCTTTCACTAATGATATAGTAAAAAACGTAAAACGCAATAGTCATTCAAAGACTGCCTCTCTCACTAAGCGTAGCAACGCACAACCGATCTTTCTAACCGTAAATGAATACAACAAAAAATGGCAAAACCCCAGTATAATTCTGGAATTTTGCCATTTCATAACTTGAAAAAGATATAAAATTTTTCGCTGATTTCAAATACCAACGCGACAGAAACCAATTCAACATTCCGTTAGGCCCAGTATTTAATTGTGTCCCATCAAGTAAATACAACTGATGACGATTACCATCAGTAAACCGCCTAAATAACCATAAAACCATTTTTCACGCTGCGTAAAATGTTTCTCACTATGGGCAGCCTTGGCAAGACCACCGATGAAGAATAATAGAAATGCATAGCCCCCTAAGCCAACCAGACTAAAGGCTACCCAACTTGTCCCCGCTACCGAATTCATCGTTTTCAAATGAATGCCATAAACTAGTGTGCCTACCAAAAACCACGTCGGACTGATTAAAATCAAACCTTTACGCATTGCCATCCCTGCTCTCATTTAGTGATGGGCCTAGTTTAACTCAGTGAGTTTGCTGGGACAATCTTAAATAAGTGACCGAAATTTTGTTATTATTTCATTAATGAACAAGTGAACCCAGCTAGTCGTAAGTGGTCTAAATGCTTGTGATAACGCACATCTGACCGATGGCAGGATTGTGCTAATTGGTTCTTAGGTCGGTTGGCCCTGATTGCGTGGCTTCAATATTTTTCAATTTATATTTGGCAACCAGCTAACCTGCCAAGATTTTCTGGTCAAAAAAAGTCCGAGTTATTTCCCGGACTTGCTTGCAAAATCGTTATTGCTAGCCTCACCAAAACTCAGCCAATAATATTTCGTTGTAAGAATGCTACCGCGGCTTGATGCATTTTATGTGGCACATGGTGCATGCCACCATCCGCATGCTGAAAAATCGTGTGCTTCAACGCCGCTGTTTCGCCAAAGCGTTGTTCAAAGTCTTCCACATATTTGTAAGGCACCATCGTATCGGCGGTACCATTAAAGAAGAACATTGGCCGCCCAGCTAGTTGTTCAATATGTTGTGATAGGTCGAATTGACCGATCTGCGCATAAGTTTTTTTCAATAAATCCGCTGGTAATTGTGCTAATAACGCCGCCGGAATCTGAGCCACCTGGTCTTTGGCGAACGCAACCGGTTCCGGTGAGCCAATTAATGATACCCCAGCCTGAACATTGGCTTGCGTTGCCATAACTCCCGCAGCGGTAATGCCGCCCATAGACGTTCCCATTACCCCAATCTTATCAGGATCAGTCAGTCCGCGTGTCACTAATGCGTCTACTAAGCGTGGAAATTCCGCCACCGAATGACCGACAATCTCCCAGAAATGCTCAGGATGCCGATCCAAATCAGTACCATCATTGCGACTCCCATGCAAATAAGCCGTTGGCAAAATGACCCGGAAACCAGCTTCAACAAGTTGATAACTTGCCACCAGCTCTGATGACGTCGGGGTGGTCCAACCATGATAATCAATGATCGTTGGTAATTTGGTTTGAGCCTGACTCGCCGCAAACACGTGTAATACCGGTAAATCGTCCAATTTAGTTGTGCGGACGATGACATCTTCAAAGACAGTTGTTGTCATTTTTATCACCATTTTCAGAATTAATAGTTAACAGTGTAGCAGAGAATCGGTGTTAAACCAACAAAAAAGGGTCTAGAATTTTTGGTGTTGGAAAGTATTTCCATTCCAAAAGTACTAGGCCCTTTTTGATAACAAAAAAAGCATCTAAGCCTCCCTAGTGCTATGCTTTAAGCGACTAAACTCAAGATAAGCGGGGTAGGAATAGATGTCTCAACTAGATAATACACTTAAATTACTGGGAATTACAGACACAAACATTCAGGTGTTCGGTACTCGTGAGGAATTTAATGGTCGGGGCTCGGGTCGCAAAAAGTATTTGGTCATCCAGGCAGAGCTTACCTACACACTCAGGCGCTGTCCCAGCTGTGGATACAATACGTTGCACCCTAACGGACACAAGCTCACTCATGTCCACATTTCAGGACCCATGGACCGGCCCGTAATTCTAGAGCTAAACAAGCAACGCTGGCGTTGTAGTAACTGCCATAGCACTTGTACGGCCACCACTCCAGTGGTATCAACCAACCACGCCATCGGTCACGGACTAGCGACTCATGTGCTGAAGCTAGCCAGTAAATCACTCCCGGCTAAGACTATCGCCAGTCTCACCGGTATTTCGACAAACTCAGTTCAGCGTATTTTGACGGCTAATATTCATCCACACGCGAGCCGCCGGTTACCGATTAATCTATGCTTTGATGAATTCCGTTCCACGCACGGCTCCATGTCGTTTATTTGCATTGACGCCGACACTCACAAATCAGTTAAAGTACTTAGCGACCGCCTTAATAGAACCATCAAACAGTTCTTTCTTAGTCAGTACAGCACCGTAGAACGGGCCGCGGTTCAACGCGTCATCATGGACATGAACGCCTCCTATCAGGCATTCGTGCACGAACTATTCCCTAACGCCGAACTCATTATTGATCGGTTCCACATTATTCAATTAATGGGCCGGACGATGGATACCATTCGCACTCAATGTTTAAAGCAACTCGACAAGCATTCGCGGGAATATAAAGTACTGAAATCACTATGGCGCCTATTCCACAAGGCCACCCCTGACGCACAAAAGAGCCGCTACCTCTTCGGCCTGAATGAGTACTCGACCGAACAGAACGCTATTGATATTGGAACCGATACGTTTCCGGCCTTCAAAACAGCTTATGAAACCTACATCGATCTCCACGATGCTTTGATGGGGCGTCACGCTGATGAACTCAAGAATATCATCACTAACTATCAGCCTAACGGCACGCCCCTAGATACGGCCATGCATACCCTACGAAAGAATCTTAATGGAGTAATTAATGCCGCCAAATCGTCCTACTCTAACGGACCGATAGAAGGCATCAACCGTAAGATCAAGGAGCTCAAACGTGCTTGTTATGGCTTCTCCAATCAGGCCAATATGTTCACACGCGTCTACCAGCTGATTGCCTAGATTATCTACCACAATAACGTCACGATGGTAGGCTTATTTGTTATGCCTTCAAGTACGATATTCAGACGACACACCAGATTAAACGCCGCAACTAATAAAAAAACAAAAAAGATCTCCCACACGAGGAGATCTCCAAAGGATAGAAACTATCCTTCAACACCATTTGACAAAGAGCCACAAAAAAGCGCTAGTTTTCAAGCTAGCACTTTCGTTAGATCACCCTTCAGCGTGAGGTTAATTTAGCACTCTCCGCAATCATTGCGGTTAGTTTTTGATCCGAGATGGCCGTCGCATTAATTGTTATCGTCGTCCAATAACGTTGATTAAAGTGGGCTCCCGGTGCAACATCTTTGAGTGTTCGGATCGACTCACTATGTGCTGGCGTGAGTTTAAGATCCACCATGACCTGATCATCTTTTTGATAAACCATCGCCAAAATTTTATGATTATGACGCTGCTTAATCGTTGCAAAAACAATTGCGGCCTGCTCACCCACATGATTGAAAGGAAAAGCTAAATAACCACCCGTTTGGGCCATAATTTTTTTGATCAAGCCGTCGGTCGTCAACCTAGTCGTTGTCAACAATAACCTGACCTAAATCACGACTAGCCATGACATAGTCATGTGCGGCTCTAATTTCGGGTAATTTAAAGACTTTGGCAATTGGAATCGACAGCTTATATTTAGCAATCATCGCAAACATTTCCGTCACCAATGCTGGTTTAACTTCGGTTGAATCAAAAACAGTTAACGATTTGCCCGCTAAAATAAATGGATTGAAGTTCTTCACGATCCACTCGCCAGCTAGTAATCCGATCAATGATAACTTGCCACCTTGATTCAGATGCGCAATCGAATTGGTCAACGTAACCGTGCCAACCATGTCTACAATGCCGTCAAAACTAGCGTCGGTCACCAGTTCGTTATTTTGATCTAAAATGGCTTCATCAGCGCCATTGCGCGTTAATGCCGCTAGCATATTGGGCCGTCGCGTCGTGGCCGTAACCGTTAATCCAAACGCTTTAGCTAATTTAATTGCGGCTAAACCAACCGCACTCGTCCCGCCACGAATTAATAGCGTTTGCCCTGCCTGTAAATTCAATGATTTGATGGCACCAATGGCTGTATAAAAGTTTTCAGGATACTGTGCTAAACTCACCCAGTCACCCGTATAAGCTACTGGGAACAAGTGTTGATCATCGACTAAGGCATAATCTTGATAACTACCATCGACCTCACGACCGAAACCACCCATCATCGTAATCACTTTTTGACCAACTTTTAATGAACTATTGGTTGATGTCGCCGAAATTTCGCCAACGGCTTCGACACCAATAACTCGTGGAAATTTGACGGACGGCGACCCGCCAGCCCGGGTCAAAACTTCATAACGGTGAACCCCAAAAGCGTGAATACGCATGACGGATTGCGACGCGGTGGGTTGCGGAATTGGCCGCTCCACAAGGTTCATGACATCTGGATCGCCTGGTTGTTCAATAACGACTGCTCTCATCATCTATCGACTCCATTCTAATTTAGATTGATTCCTCAATAAATTAAGTATAAGGTGTAACGTAACGTTACAGTCAAGTCTAAAGTTGGAGGAACTGTCATGCTAACGATTCAAAAATTTGCTAAATTAGCCGGTACTACCCGCCGGACCTTGATCTTTTATGATGAAAAGGACCTATTCAAGCCTAAAAAAGTTGCCGAAAATGGCTATCGCTACTACGATTACGACCAACTTTATCCCGTAACCTTCATCCTTGAATTGCGCCACTTAGGTTTGCCAATTTCAGAGATCAAGTTGCTCACACAAACCACAGGACACGCTCCATTGAATGCCGAACTGAAAAAAATCCTCAGTCAGATCAACCAACAACTGGATAACCTCACGATTCTGCGCGAGACTCTGAATGATCGTTTTAATCAATCTGTGCCGCCCGAACCAGTGATCAAAAATCGGCCGTTTATTCAGTCAGAATCAGTCAACCACTTTTGTCGTTCACGCCAATCCGTTGCTTGCACTGAGGCTGAGATTGCTGAAATTTATGCTGACTTTTATGCCCAACTGGGTCGCTTAAAGTTAGTCGATCAACAGGATTCCGGTTTTTTAACCCAATTACCTCACAGTGACGCCAATGGCTACCCAACCGCGTCATTCTGCATTTTGAAAGCTGTGGGGCCGCGTACCGATACCGGTGACCTACCCTTGATCGAAAAGCCCGCTGGCAAATATGTGTCGATCGATACCACGAACGATATCAAAAATATCTGTATTGCCTTACGACAGCTTGCTGATTATCTCAAAAAAAATAAGCTGCCAATTAATGGTCAGCTCTGGCAAATGAATTTGGACGAAAATTTCACGAGCAAGGGTGCTTCGCCATTGGTTCGTTTACAATATCAGCTTCAAAACTAATGACTCAGTCTTGAAAATCAAAACGTGCGACAAATGACTACATCAAGTAGCCGCTTGTCGCACGTTCATTATTTTAATTAGTTGTCTAATGAATCCAAGAAATCTTCAACTTGTTTTTGCGTCTTGCGGAACTTATCCACATAACGACCGATTTCTTCACCGTCTTCAATACCAACGAAACTAGGAATACCCATGACCCCTAAATCTTGCGCGATATCAATATTGGCATCACGATCAACTGTGATCCAATCGTATTGGTCATATTTGGCTTCTATCTGAGGCATAACCGGTTTGATGAAGGCGCAATCTGGGCACCAATCCGCCGTAAAGAATAACATATGCTTGCCAGTTTTAATGCGTTCGCGAATTTCTTCGTTGCTTAAAGTTGTCGTTGCCATCTATATTGCCTCCAATAATTGTCAGGATTAATTCAATAGTTCTAGTTTACCACGTACAAAAAGTAAGTAAAGCCTTTTGTCTTATTTCGCTGCTGCAGTCAAAGCTTGTGTCAAATCGGCCTGTAAGTCGGCCACATTTTCGATCCCCGTGGACAAGCGTAATAAATTCGCCGTGATCCCTTTTGCTTGGCGTTCAGCTTCGGATAAGTCAGCGTGAGTCTGCACGGCAGGAACCGTGACCAAACTCTCGACGCCGCCTAAACTTTCCGCAAACGAAACCACTTTCAAAGCTCGTAAGAAGGTATCTACATCCACCCCGGGGGCTAAATAAAAACTAATCATGCCGCCCCGACCAGGATACAGCACTTTTGCAACGTGTGAGTTGGCTGTTAACACTTTTACTAACGTTTGGGCATTCGCTTCATGTTGCCGCATCCGCAACGGCAGGGTCTTCAAACTCCGAAGTAACAGCCAAGCATCGAAGGGGTCCAACACGGCGCCAGTTGTGACCAGATTAAATGCCAACTGGTCAGCGTCAGTCTGATGTTTCGCAACAACCGTCCCCGCCAAGATGTCATTATGACCCGCCAAATACTTCGTTGCTGAATGTACCACGAGATCTGCACCTAAATCGAGCGGTTTTTGAATCAATGGCGTGTAAAACGTGTTATCCACAATCAACTTAATGCCATGGGATTGGGTCGTTTGCGCGGTCGCGGCAATATCAATGACTTTCATCGTCGGATTCGAGGGCGTTTCCAACCACAAGGCAACGGTTTTGTCATCAATTGCTGCCGCCAACTGTTGCTGATCTTGGCCATCCCAAACCGTGAAGTTCAAATGATAATGGTCATGCAACAAATCAAAGAAACGATATGAACCACCATACAAATCGTCAGAAATAATAATCCGGTCACCACTATTGAACAAGGTAAAGACTAATTGAATGGCCGCCATGCCCGAACTTAGGGCAAAAGCCGCCACCCCATTTTCCATTTGAGCCAGTGTTTTCTCCAAGATACATCGCGTCGGCTGTGCCTCACGGGGATAATCAAATCCGGTCGATTGACCAAGTCCGGCATGACGATAGGCTGTCGACAGGTAGATGGGCGCAGAAATTGCCCCAGTTTTCTCATCATCAGTACGGTTTCCGGC from Lactiplantibacillus brownii encodes:
- a CDS encoding type 2 periplasmic-binding domain-containing protein, which codes for MNPKKLKQLKKKAKRQSTQATPYIAELTKYRDWFQDDPQILVLLNNALEADRLLAAGLAPQQLPLLQVPDNFQDQLIARINAKYALHDPAGDAEWNRLSAALPKVDHLLRDFRDYLEDQYGMWAYISAPFLKDLADFVGNEPVLEVMAGNGYISKGLSRLHPQQTIYTTDSKAWTKEADNQTGKHPVTTIEGLDAVSAFEKYADQVKAVIMAWSPDKLTMDWDLLQAMRASSVHVPLICLGEKYGATGSKQFWDQAHYRDDAAVEKLNRHYRPFDLIHDQVYVID
- a CDS encoding thioredoxin family protein, encoding MATTTLSNEEIRERIKTGKHMLFFTADWCPDCAFIKPVMPQIEAKYDQYDWITVDRDANIDIAQDLGVMGIPSFVGIEDGEEIGRYVDKFRKTQKQVEDFLDSLDN
- a CDS encoding MerR family transcriptional regulator; protein product: MLTIQKFAKLAGTTRRTLIFYDEKDLFKPKKVAENGYRYYDYDQLYPVTFILELRHLGLPISEIKLLTQTTGHAPLNAELKKILSQINQQLDNLTILRETLNDRFNQSVPPEPVIKNRPFIQSESVNHFCRSRQSVACTEAEIAEIYADFYAQLGRLKLVDQQDSGFLTQLPHSDANGYPTASFCILKAVGPRTDTGDLPLIEKPAGKYVSIDTTNDIKNICIALRQLADYLKKNKLPINGQLWQMNLDENFTSKGASPLVRLQYQLQN
- a CDS encoding zinc-binding dehydrogenase; translation: MMRAVVIEQPGDPDVMNLVERPIPQPTASQSVMRIHAFGVHRYEVLTRAGGSPSVKFPRVIGVEAVGEISATSTNSSLKVGQKVITMMGGFGREVDGSYQDYALVDDQHLFPVAYTGDWVSLAQYPENFYTAIGAIKSLNLQAGQTLLIRGGTSAVGLAAIKLAKAFGLTVTATTRRPNMLAALTRNGADEAILDQNNELVTDASFDGIVDMVGTVTLTNSIAHLNQGGKLSLIGLLAGEWIVKNFNPFILAGKSLTVFDSTEVKPALVTEMFAMIAKYKLSIPIAKVFKLPEIRAAHDYVMASRDLGQVIVDND
- a CDS encoding alpha/beta fold hydrolase — translated: MTTTVFEDVIVRTTKLDDLPVLHVFAASQAQTKLPTIIDYHGWTTPTSSELVASYQLVEAGFRVILPTAYLHGSRNDGTDLDRHPEHFWEIVGHSVAEFPRLVDALVTRGLTDPDKIGVMGTSMGGITAAGVMATQANVQAGVSLIGSPEPVAFAKDQVAQIPAALLAQLPADLLKKTYAQIGQFDLSQHIEQLAGRPMFFFNGTADTMVPYKYVEDFEQRFGETAALKHTIFQHADGGMHHVPHKMHQAAVAFLQRNIIG
- a CDS encoding ISL3-like element IS1165 family transposase, whose product is MSQLDNTLKLLGITDTNIQVFGTREEFNGRGSGRKKYLVIQAELTYTLRRCPSCGYNTLHPNGHKLTHVHISGPMDRPVILELNKQRWRCSNCHSTCTATTPVVSTNHAIGHGLATHVLKLASKSLPAKTIASLTGISTNSVQRILTANIHPHASRRLPINLCFDEFRSTHGSMSFICIDADTHKSVKVLSDRLNRTIKQFFLSQYSTVERAAVQRVIMDMNASYQAFVHELFPNAELIIDRFHIIQLMGRTMDTIRTQCLKQLDKHSREYKVLKSLWRLFHKATPDAQKSRYLFGLNEYSTEQNAIDIGTDTFPAFKTAYETYIDLHDALMGRHADELKNIITNYQPNGTPLDTAMHTLRKNLNGVINAAKSSYSNGPIEGINRKIKELKRACYGFSNQANMFTRVYQLIA
- a CDS encoding MFS transporter, encoding MKAKAIVPITFLSDFSNAAIIFAFTLALKGAAPVWFSLLWGGYYGASFIIHAIMGLFIDKLQPVNTMLFSEVARFILMVGLMGFYDQSKFQIYEFIVIIVLIGFVEPIFHPAEIKLIYHFFKAKELDKINSILELSDQTMSIAAPIIMTYVSENWGFKMALLIIACILMLSIGVVAFTKVEIPEAKLTGDTTAHQTTTGMFDGYKYVLRKRSLKSASLVLFFANFGFGVLTPLLLPFLGEMSISNETTLYMMLNIAESSGVILGAFLFFRFSGKFEQVASVFQVIIVGICFILVAFLFSNNLILILIYSVIGLSSAFFNIQNNLSFQRHTAEFIVGKVYAFKGMVTVLGFVFGTYAGGVMGRFLSIRILFIITGCVVTASAIAVKVRETVQNGS
- a CDS encoding MmcQ/YjbR family DNA-binding protein produces the protein MTTTRLTTDGLIKKIMAQTGGYLAFPFNHVGEQAAIVFATIKQRHNHKILAMVYQKDDQVMVDLKLTPAHSESIRTLKDVAPGAHFNQRYWTTITINATAISDQKLTAMIAESAKLTSR
- a CDS encoding M3 family oligoendopeptidase → MHYSETWDLDRIFPGGIESPALQTKLTTIKHQLRDTQTTLTNWRADADTPNFDWFEQIVRDLQTIEAGLAQSEVFVVAIQSADASDTKAGAVLNHLYQLDNEHEKLMTQFKNLLVDLPQATFDKIITEPDLQPLAFNLKEMRQQGLALLDSETEALINNLAIDGFQGWSDHYDTLVSQMQIKYTDQNGKTTLLSAGQAQNKLAAAMPNAQRADLMANWEQAWQQYAAPFADTLNHLAGFRLQNYQAHGTTNFLAKPLALNRMSQATLDMMTKVVGQNKDMLLHYLQRKAALMGKTQIDWQDLEAPLTLGTATNTQTYDEAAEFVIDHFQKFSPKMAALAKYAFDHRWIEAENRPNKRPGGYMDNLPETQESRIFMTFTGSPNDTATLAHELGHAFHADVLKDLPLWRQDYAMNVAETASTFAELIVADANVKSATDAKTKLNLLDAKMQNPLAMFLDIQARYLFETRFYQARQQHVVTPTELSDLMLAAQKEAYGDALTTYHPMFWASKLHFYISDVPFYNFPYTFGYLFSLGIYAQAKHDDHFEDRYIALLSDTANMSTEDLARKHLGVDLTKPDFWQAGVALIKRDIDEFMALSAPLL
- a CDS encoding helix-turn-helix domain-containing protein, encoding MFPERLRALRRGQKMTLGELATALNHLPDAELTRKNTAAQIGNWERDLRTPSYLEVRKLAEYFHVTTDYLSGRADQEEYDLGRIFLSGKPLTFNQERLSSEDRYELFQLMNGYLHGRQQRTTPDAAGQEELDLHFDN
- a CDS encoding LasU family protein — its product is MRKGLILISPTWFLVGTLVYGIHLKTMNSVAGTSWVAFSLVGLGGYAFLLFFIGGLAKAAHSEKHFTQREKWFYGYLGGLLMVIVISCIYLMGHN
- a CDS encoding PLP-dependent transferase, with protein sequence MTTKPTKLHLETLLAQAGNRTDDEKTGAISAPIYLSTAYRHAGLGQSTGFDYPREAQPTRCILEKTLAQMENGVAAFALSSGMAAIQLVFTLFNSGDRIIISDDLYGGSYRFFDLLHDHYHLNFTVWDGQDQQQLAAAIDDKTVALWLETPSNPTMKVIDIAATAQTTQSHGIKLIVDNTFYTPLIQKPLDLGADLVVHSATKYLAGHNDILAGTVVAKHQTDADQLAFNLVTTGAVLDPFDAWLLLRSLKTLPLRMRQHEANAQTLVKVLTANSHVAKVLYPGRGGMISFYLAPGVDVDTFLRALKVVSFAESLGGVESLVTVPAVQTHADLSEAERQAKGITANLLRLSTGIENVADLQADLTQALTAAAK